A single Biomphalaria glabrata chromosome 2, xgBioGlab47.1, whole genome shotgun sequence DNA region contains:
- the LOC106075033 gene encoding protein lin-54 homolog isoform X1, with translation MTSQGEGHVAVELDAMEAAACTGIVVSNPMSGEIIASSSGVVTSTTDTVNYLTVQSQNGPFIIQQPVKNVNNGPNVVNNGSALTKSHIIVRQKAVPLGQQTTSNVTSVLGDIVTLDKPGMKRSLPSSGSNVITKVIITKNPASGQPQPVPVRTNPQTLTLTSLPSSSNQSVVSASSDQPETPTKTVTLTSQGIVLSPMTTASVPGTSTAKIVPYKIPIPISPSKTPTKITMIPVSRSPNKTTLNPANITVLSRALNTFAQSGNVTLKATSPSKVIIKQGPAPTGSGSLTVKTQSLPTIAPQTAQPIRAVAPSLQTVQAPNAVQNARLAVQDKKPMVINSVGSVQQIQVPGSRFHYVRLVSPVTTSTTLPTSLSVVKTSDTLNQASVVPKNAIPITMTTAPQLNQVKITLPVQQNMPLAPKPAATSVHRVILPATTTTTVPVQGASVTSLAPIQPAPTVSIQNVSQLPPGTTILSPSNANIQGLRSFALVPASYVTQLQLNKPLVSKATLPPPPPPPPSAPLSTSAASAQRQTRDYVPIASIDPVVTQYTVSRNVPAQNGPTLEATGARPRKPCNCTKSQCLKLYCDCFANGEFCQNCNCTNCANNLEHEEERSKAIKSCLDRNPQAFHPKIEWRGISTPNSLRKAKDIEGNRRHTKGCNCKRSGCLKNYCECYEAKIMCSSFCKCFGCKNFEESPERKTLMHLADAAEVRVQQQTAAKTKLSSQISSVPSRPPTAPASGERLPFALITSDVAEATSACLLAQAEEAERMKMPAVVQERMVIEEFGRCLMQIIDSANRTRTANSVA, from the exons ATGACTTCACAAGGTGAAGGTCATGTTGCTGTGGAGTTGGATGCGATGGAGGCTGCAGCTTGTACAGGGATTGTTGTTTCCAACCCCATGTCAGGGGAGATAATTGCATCATCTTCTGGTGTGGTGACATCCACCACTGACACTGTCAACTATTTGACAGTTCAAAGCCAAAATGGCCCATTTATTATTCAACAGCCGGTCAAGAATGTCAACAATGGTCCCAATGTGGTTAACAATGGCAGTGCCTTGACCAAGAGTCATATTATAGTGAGGCAGAAGGCTGTCCCTTTGGGTCAGCAGACTACTTCCAATGTCACAAGTGTTCTTGGTGACATAGTTACTCTTGACAAGCCTGGGATGAAGAGGTCTTTACCTTCATCTGGCAGCAATGTTATCACAAAAGTGATAATAACCAAAAATCCAGCCTCTGGTCAGCCACAGCCAGTGCCAGTAAGAACTAACCCACAGACCTTGACACTGACATCATTACCTAGTAGTAGTAACCAAAGCGTTGTATCTGCTTCATCAGATCAGCCagaaacgccaaccaaaactGTCACTTTAACCTCACAAGGGATTGTGTTGTCCCCCATGACCACAGCTAGTGTTCCAGGGACTAGCACTGCAAAGATAGTGCCCTATAAAATACCAATTCCTATATCTCCTTCAAAGACACCCACAAAGATAACTATGATACCTGTGTCTAGATCACCCAATAAAACGACTTTGAACCCAGCCAATATTACAGTATTGTCTCGTGCATTAAATACGTTTGCTCAGTCTGGCAATGTTACTCTAAAGGCTACATCACCTTCCAAGGTTATCATAAAACAAGGTCCTGct cccaCAGGCTCAGGCTCCTTAACAGTGAAAACCCAATCTTTACCTACCATAGCCCCACAGACAGCACAGCCTATTAGAGCAGTAGCACCATCTTTACAGACTGTTCAAGCCCCTAATGCTGTGCAGAATGCTCGCTTAGCAGTTCAAGATAAAAAGCCCATGGTGATCAATAGTGTTGGATCTGTCCAACAAATACAAGTTCCTGGGAGCCGGTTCCATTATGTTCGATTGGTGTCACCAGTTACAACCAGCACAACACTCCCAACTTCATTATCAG TTGTCAAGACCAGTGATACATTGAATCAGGCTTCTGTTGTTCCTAAAAATGCAATACCCATCACTATGACAACAGCGCCGCAGTTGAATCAAGTGAAAATTACTTTACCTGTACAGCAGAATATGCCCTTG GCACCGAAACCTGCAGCGACAAGTGTACACCGTGTCATCCTTCCGGCAACTACAACGACCACTGTGCCTGTGCAGGGCGCTTCTGTTACATCCCTGGCACCTATTCAGCCGGCACCCACAGTGTCTATACAGAATGTCAGCCAGTTGCCTCCTGGCACCACCATTCTTTCACCCAGTAATGCCAATATACAGGGCTTAAGGAGCTTTGCTCTGGTGCCTGCTTCATATGTCACACAG CTACAATTAAATAAACCACTGGTGTCAAAGGCTACCCTCCCGCCTCCACCACCACCACCTCCCTCAGCGCCACTATCGACATCAGCAGCATCAGCTCAGAGACAGACTCGAGACTATGTACCTATAGCCAGCATAGATCCTGTGGTGACTCAGTACACAGTTTCTAGGAATGTACCTGCACAAAATGG CCCCACTTTGGAAGCCACAGGCGCTAGACCTAGAAAACCTTGTAATTGTACAAAATCTCAGTGTTTAAAACT GTACTGTGATTGTTTTGCTAATGGAGAGTTTTGTCAAAATTGCAACTGTACAAATTGTGCTAATAATCTTGAGCATGAAGAGGAAAGATCAAAGGCTATCAAATCTTGTTTAGACAGAAATCCTCAGGCATTTCACCCAAAGATTG AGTGGCGTGGAATTTCAACCCCGAATTCCTTac GCAAGGCCAAAGATATTGAAGGTAACAGGCGGCATACCAAAGGTTGCAATTGTAAACGCTCAGgttgtttgaaaaattattgtGAATGTTATGAG GCCAAGATAATGTGCTCAagtttttgtaaatgttttggaTGCAAAAATTTTGAGGAGAGCCCAGAGCGCAAGACATTAATGCACCTGGCTGATGCAGCAGAAGTTCGTGTTCAACAACAGacagctgccaaaactaaactTTCTTCACAAATATCCTCTGTACCTTCCAGGCCTCCAACAGCTCCTGCAAGCGGAGAAag GTTACCCTTTGCTTTGATTACCTCGGATGTTGCTGAGGCAACATCAGCATGTCTATTGGCACAGGCTGAGGAGGCGGAAAGAATGAAAATGCCTGCAGTAGTCCAAGAAAGAATGGTGATAGAAGAATTTGGCCGCTGTTTAATGCAGATAATAGATTCAGCAAATAGAACCAGAA CAGCCAATTCTGTGGCTTGA
- the LOC106075033 gene encoding protein lin-54 homolog isoform X2, whose protein sequence is MTSQGEGHVAVELDAMEAAACTGIVVSNPMSGEIIASSSGVVTSTTDTVNYLTVQSQNGPFIIQQPVKNVNNGPNVVNNGSALTKSHIIVRQKAVPLGQQTTSNVTSVLGDIVTLDKPGMKRSLPSSGSNVITKVIITKNPASGQPQPVPVRTNPQTLTLTSLPSSSNQSVVSASSDQPETPTKTVTLTSQGIVLSPMTTASVPGTSTAKIVPYKIPIPISPSKTPTKITMIPVSRSPNKTTLNPANITVLSRALNTFAQSGNVTLKATSPSKVIIKQGPAPTGSGSLTVKTQSLPTIAPQTAQPIRAVAPSLQTVQAPNAVQNARLAVQDKKPMVINSVGSVQQIQVPGSRFHYVRLVSPVTTSTTLPTSLSVVKTSDTLNQASVVPKNAIPITMTTAPQLNQVKITLPVQQNMPLAPKPAATSVHRVILPATTTTTVPVQGASVTSLAPIQPAPTVSIQNVSQLPPGTTILSPSNANIQGLRSFALVPASYVTQLQLNKPLVSKATLPPPPPPPPSAPLSTSAASAQRQTRDYVPIASIDPVVTQYTVSRNVPAQNGPTLEATGARPRKPCNCTKSQCLKLYCDCFANGEFCQNCNCTNCANNLEHEEERSKAIKSCLDRNPQAFHPKIGKAKDIEGNRRHTKGCNCKRSGCLKNYCECYEAKIMCSSFCKCFGCKNFEESPERKTLMHLADAAEVRVQQQTAAKTKLSSQISSVPSRPPTAPASGERLPFALITSDVAEATSACLLAQAEEAERMKMPAVVQERMVIEEFGRCLMQIIDSANRTRTANSVA, encoded by the exons ATGACTTCACAAGGTGAAGGTCATGTTGCTGTGGAGTTGGATGCGATGGAGGCTGCAGCTTGTACAGGGATTGTTGTTTCCAACCCCATGTCAGGGGAGATAATTGCATCATCTTCTGGTGTGGTGACATCCACCACTGACACTGTCAACTATTTGACAGTTCAAAGCCAAAATGGCCCATTTATTATTCAACAGCCGGTCAAGAATGTCAACAATGGTCCCAATGTGGTTAACAATGGCAGTGCCTTGACCAAGAGTCATATTATAGTGAGGCAGAAGGCTGTCCCTTTGGGTCAGCAGACTACTTCCAATGTCACAAGTGTTCTTGGTGACATAGTTACTCTTGACAAGCCTGGGATGAAGAGGTCTTTACCTTCATCTGGCAGCAATGTTATCACAAAAGTGATAATAACCAAAAATCCAGCCTCTGGTCAGCCACAGCCAGTGCCAGTAAGAACTAACCCACAGACCTTGACACTGACATCATTACCTAGTAGTAGTAACCAAAGCGTTGTATCTGCTTCATCAGATCAGCCagaaacgccaaccaaaactGTCACTTTAACCTCACAAGGGATTGTGTTGTCCCCCATGACCACAGCTAGTGTTCCAGGGACTAGCACTGCAAAGATAGTGCCCTATAAAATACCAATTCCTATATCTCCTTCAAAGACACCCACAAAGATAACTATGATACCTGTGTCTAGATCACCCAATAAAACGACTTTGAACCCAGCCAATATTACAGTATTGTCTCGTGCATTAAATACGTTTGCTCAGTCTGGCAATGTTACTCTAAAGGCTACATCACCTTCCAAGGTTATCATAAAACAAGGTCCTGct cccaCAGGCTCAGGCTCCTTAACAGTGAAAACCCAATCTTTACCTACCATAGCCCCACAGACAGCACAGCCTATTAGAGCAGTAGCACCATCTTTACAGACTGTTCAAGCCCCTAATGCTGTGCAGAATGCTCGCTTAGCAGTTCAAGATAAAAAGCCCATGGTGATCAATAGTGTTGGATCTGTCCAACAAATACAAGTTCCTGGGAGCCGGTTCCATTATGTTCGATTGGTGTCACCAGTTACAACCAGCACAACACTCCCAACTTCATTATCAG TTGTCAAGACCAGTGATACATTGAATCAGGCTTCTGTTGTTCCTAAAAATGCAATACCCATCACTATGACAACAGCGCCGCAGTTGAATCAAGTGAAAATTACTTTACCTGTACAGCAGAATATGCCCTTG GCACCGAAACCTGCAGCGACAAGTGTACACCGTGTCATCCTTCCGGCAACTACAACGACCACTGTGCCTGTGCAGGGCGCTTCTGTTACATCCCTGGCACCTATTCAGCCGGCACCCACAGTGTCTATACAGAATGTCAGCCAGTTGCCTCCTGGCACCACCATTCTTTCACCCAGTAATGCCAATATACAGGGCTTAAGGAGCTTTGCTCTGGTGCCTGCTTCATATGTCACACAG CTACAATTAAATAAACCACTGGTGTCAAAGGCTACCCTCCCGCCTCCACCACCACCACCTCCCTCAGCGCCACTATCGACATCAGCAGCATCAGCTCAGAGACAGACTCGAGACTATGTACCTATAGCCAGCATAGATCCTGTGGTGACTCAGTACACAGTTTCTAGGAATGTACCTGCACAAAATGG CCCCACTTTGGAAGCCACAGGCGCTAGACCTAGAAAACCTTGTAATTGTACAAAATCTCAGTGTTTAAAACT GTACTGTGATTGTTTTGCTAATGGAGAGTTTTGTCAAAATTGCAACTGTACAAATTGTGCTAATAATCTTGAGCATGAAGAGGAAAGATCAAAGGCTATCAAATCTTGTTTAGACAGAAATCCTCAGGCATTTCACCCAAAGATTG GCAAGGCCAAAGATATTGAAGGTAACAGGCGGCATACCAAAGGTTGCAATTGTAAACGCTCAGgttgtttgaaaaattattgtGAATGTTATGAG GCCAAGATAATGTGCTCAagtttttgtaaatgttttggaTGCAAAAATTTTGAGGAGAGCCCAGAGCGCAAGACATTAATGCACCTGGCTGATGCAGCAGAAGTTCGTGTTCAACAACAGacagctgccaaaactaaactTTCTTCACAAATATCCTCTGTACCTTCCAGGCCTCCAACAGCTCCTGCAAGCGGAGAAag GTTACCCTTTGCTTTGATTACCTCGGATGTTGCTGAGGCAACATCAGCATGTCTATTGGCACAGGCTGAGGAGGCGGAAAGAATGAAAATGCCTGCAGTAGTCCAAGAAAGAATGGTGATAGAAGAATTTGGCCGCTGTTTAATGCAGATAATAGATTCAGCAAATAGAACCAGAA CAGCCAATTCTGTGGCTTGA